One window of Quercus robur chromosome 12, dhQueRobu3.1, whole genome shotgun sequence genomic DNA carries:
- the LOC126708520 gene encoding pectin acetylesterase 8-like, translating into MAGTRLIQWLFLLVWALVMLKTESANVSITIVEDAVAKGAVCLDGSPPAYHWDKGFGAGINNWLVNIEGGGWCNNVTLCLNRSETRLGSSKHMDKAVAFTGILSRVQNYNPDFYNWNRIRIRYCDGASFTGDVEAVDPATNLHFRGARIWPAVIEDLLSKGMKDAKNAFLSGSSAGGLASILHCDSFRALIPSGAKVKCLSDAGYFINVKDISGARHIEEFYSQVVATHGSAKNLPSSCTSKIKPELCFFPQNVAHEIKTPIIFVNAAYDSWQIKNILVPTIVDPHGTWHYCRRNIKNCSDDQIQTMQGFRLDFLKALENAGNSSSKGLFIDSCYAHGQTELQETWLFDVSPLLAKTTIAKAVGDWYYDRRPFQKIDCPYPCNPTCHNLVTNKINENTKTLCDQLIETLHQLAGQVLDEPERDNYFYQYREIVLRIKMEWGFVHKVWDKWASNNISSSSGEPLKAALLINYDPTGPSRLLSTIAKQEGIKVNPIELSQFVDFIKRDKLQTETFVIGPNQYLVTSIHENWFCARCMNTSKPAGEGAIIMQTAAFLLVALYDGSIGSASRAMAAVDQFAWQLGRRNL; encoded by the exons ATGGCTGGGACAAGATTAATCCAATGGTTGTTTCTTCTAGTATGGGCACTAGTAATGCTCAAAACAGAAAGTGCTAATGTATCAATTACAATTGTTGAGGATGCGGTGGCAAAAGGAGCTG TTTGTCTGGATGGAAGTCCGCCAGCTTATCACTGGGATAAGGGATTCGGTGCAGGAATTAACAATTGGTTGGTTAACATTGAG GGAGGTGGATGGTGCAACAATGTCACCCTCTGTCTTAATCGTTCAGAAACTCGTTTAGGTTCATCTAAGCATATGGACAAGGCAGTTGCTTTCACTGGGATTCTGAGTAGAGTCCAAAATTATAATCCTG ACTTCTACAACTGGAACAGAATTAGGATTAGATACTGTGATGGGGCATCATTTACTGGTGATGTAGAAGCAGTCGATCCA GCTACTAATCTTCACTTCAGAGGAGCAAGAATTTGGCCTGCAGTAATTGAGGACCTATTATCAAAAGGAATGAAAGATGCAAAAAAT GCTTTTCTCTCTGGTAGTTCGGCTGGTGGATTGGCTTCTATTTTGCATTGTGATAGCTTCCGAGCTCTCATACCTAGCGGTGCTAAAGTTAAATGCCTATCAGATGCTGGTTACTTCATCAATGT GAAAGATATTTCCGGAGCACGACACATTGAAGAATTCTACAGTCAAGTGGTTGCAACGCAT GGTTCAGCAAAGAATTTGCCTTCATCATgcacttcaaaaataaaaccagAGTTG TGTTTCTTTCCCCAAAATGTGGCACATGAAATTAAAACGCCAATAATTTTTGTAAATGCAGCCTATGATTCATGGCAG ATTAAAAACATTTTGGTGCCAACTATAGTTGATCCTCATGGCACCTGGCATTACTGCAGACGTAATATAAAGAACTGCTCAGACGATCAAATTCAAACCATGCAAG GTTTTAGGCTTGACTTCTTAAAAGCATTGGAAAACGCTGGCAACTCTTCATCTAAGGGACTATTTATCGACTCTTGCTATGCCCACGGCCAAACCGAATTGCAGGAGACATGGTTATTTGATGTTTCTCCATTGCTGGCTAAAACG ACAATTGCAAAGGCTGTTGGAGACTGGTATTATGACCGAAGGCCCTTCCAAAAGATAGATTGCCCTTACCCTTGCAACCCCACTTGCCACAACCTTGTTACC AACAAGATCAATGAAAATACTAAGACTCTGTGTGATCAACTCATTGAGACCTTACATCAGTTGGCTGGTCAGGTTCTAGATG AGCCTGAGAGAGACAACTACTTCTACCAGTACCGAGAGATcgttttgagaataaaaatggAATGGGGTTTCGTGCATAAAGTTTGGGACAAGTGGGCTTCTAACAATATCTCCTCTTCTTCTG GTGAGCCCTTGAAAGCTGCTCTTCTAATTAACTATGACCCAACTGGACCCTCTCGCTTGTTGTCTACAAT TGCAAAACAAGAAGGAATTAAAGTAAATCCCATTGAATTGAGCCAATTTGTGGATTTCATCAAGCGTGACAAACTCCAAACTGAGACCTTCGTTATTGGGCCAAACCAGT ACTTGGTCACTTCAATTCATGAGAATTGGTTCTGTGCAAGGTGTATGAACACTTCAAAACCTGCTGGTGAAGGTGCTATTATCATGCAAACAGCAGCATTCCTCTTGGTTGCATT GTATGATGGTTCTATTGGATCAGCATCTCGTGCTATGGCGGCTGTTGATCAGTTTGCATGGCAATTAGGTCGAAGAAATCTTTAA
- the LOC126708799 gene encoding cold-responsive protein kinase 1-like, giving the protein MKMNPRRKMFHIVLKTTIVLVLLCLLKESSADPQINLLNKGCSTFTVADLLDFNTNLNATFLDLKEQLINNNKSNHFATSQQARGSDPVYAMFQCRKYLSMDDCIACFNTAAFYIRSHCNASNGARVTYDGCFLRYESNAFYDQSTMPGHVGFCGKRNASQSNAFVETVERVLAELQVAVPRIDGFFAAIKKKVGGGDSGNNMTVYGVAQCVESASKGGCQECLKVAYGNIERCLPETGGKAVDAGCFLRYSDTPFFADNQTTNITPFLRNGDSKKKKFIIGGGVGGVCLLLIIVFLVYWYKLSRKRKEVIRDGILGASELRGPVNYKYNVLKSATKSFSEENKLGEGGFGEVYKGILKNGRVVAVKKLVIGQSRRAKADFESEVKLISNVHHRNLIRLLGCCSKGPKLLLVYEFMANSSLDKYLFGERRSILNWKQRNDIIVGTASGLAYLHEQFHVCIIHRDIKTSNILLDNDMQPKIADFGLARLLPEDQSHLSTNFAGTMGYTAPEYAIQGQLSEKVDAYSFGVVALEIVSGQKITNVNVDADSEYLLERAWRLYVNDMHLELVDDNLAPDEYKAEDVKKIIEIGLMCTQASASLRPTMSEVVVLLKSKGPLEHRPQNRPAFVDSDTRVVRGDTSTSNGSSSSNATASNSQLSGR; this is encoded by the exons ATGAAAATGAACCCACGTAGAAAGATGTTTCATATTGTTCTAAAAACAACTATAGTATTAGTATTGTTGTGCTTATTGAAAGAGAGTTCAGCAGATCCACAGATTAATCTGTTAAACAAGGGTTGCAGCACATTCACTGTAGCTGATTTGTTGGACTTCAACACCAATCTGAACGCAACATTCTTGGACCTCAAGGAACAGctaatcaacaacaacaaaagcaaCCATTTTGCCACTTCTCAACAAGCAAGGGGTTCAGACCCAGTCTATGCCATGTTCCAGTGTAGGAAGTACCTGTCTATGGATGATTGCATCGCATGTTTTAATACCGCCGCGTTTTATATCCGCAGTCACTGCAATGCATCCAACGGTGCCCGTGTTACCTATGATGGATGCTTTTTAAG GTATGAAAGCAACGCATTCTATGACCAATCCACAATGCCTGGCCATGTTGGTTTCTGTGGGAAACGGAATGCATCTCAGAGTAATGCATTTGTTGAGACAGTGGAGAGAGTGCTAGCAGAGCTCCAAGTTGCAGTCCCAAGAATTGATGGTTTCTTTGCAGCAATCAAGAAGAAAGTGGGTGGTGGTGATAGTGGTAATAACATGACAGTGTATGGTGTGGCACAATGCGTGGAGTCAGCCAGTAAAGGTGGTTGTCAAGAATGCTTGAAGGTGGCGTATGGCAACATTGAGAGATGCCTTCCTGAAACTGGTGGTAAGGCAGTGGATGCTGGGTGTTTCCTGAGGTATTCAGACACACCATTCTTTGCTGATAACCAAACTACTAATATCACACCCTTTCTAAGAAATG GTgattcaaagaagaagaaattcatAATTGGAGGAGGAGTTGGAGGTGTATGCCTTTTATTGATCATTGTATTCTTGGTTTATTGGTATAAACTATCAAGAAAGCGGAAGGAAGTGATTAGAG aTGGCATATTAGGAGCATCTGAGTTGCGAGGCCCTGTGAATTACAAGTATAATGTTTTGAAATCAGCTACAAAAAGTTTTAGTGAAGAAAACAAATTAGGTGAAGGAGGCTTTGGTGAAGTATATAAG GGTATTCTGAAGAATGGGAGAGTAGTTGCAGTGAAGAAGCTAGTCATAGGCCAATCTCGCAGAGCAAAGGCAGATTTCGAAAGTGAGGTCAAGCTTATAAGTAATGTTCATCACAGGAATCTTATTCGTCTTCTTGGATGCTGTAGCAAAGGACCAAAACTACTTCTCGTTTATGAATTCATGGCAAACAGCAGCCTTGACAAATACTTATTTG GTGAAAGAAGGAGCATTCTCAACTGGAAACAACGTAATGATATTATAGTTGGCACAGCTAGTGGTCTTGCTTATCTACATGAGCAATTCCATGTATGTATCATTCACAGAGATATAAAAACCAGCAATATTCTTCTTGATAACGACATGCAGCCCAAAATTGCAGATTTTGGGTTGGCAAGACTTTTGCCAGAGGATCAAAGTCATCTCAGCACCAATTTCGCAGGAACAAT GGGATACACAGCACCAGAGTATGCAATCCAAGGTCAATTATCAGAGAAGGTTGATGCATACAGCTTTGGCGTTGTTGCCCTTGAAATTGTTAGTGGCCAAAAGATTACCAATGTGAATGTTGATGCTGACAGCGAATATCTACTTGAACGG GCCTGGAGACTCTATGTGAATGATATGCACTTGGAGTTGGTGGACGATAATTTAGCCCCAGATGAGTATAAAGCAGAAGATGTGAAAAAAATCATAGAGATAGGCCTCATGTGCACTCAAGCATCAGCTTCCTTGAGACCCACAATGTCTGAAGTCGTCGTTTTGCTCAAAAGCAAGGGCCCTCTGGAGCATAGGCCGCAAAATAGACCTGCCTTTGTTGATTCTGATACAAGAGTAGTCCGTGGAGACACATCCACCTCCAATGGCTCCTCTAGTTCCAATGCCACTGCCTCCAACTCTCAGCTCTCTGGTCGTTGA